The Melospiza georgiana isolate bMelGeo1 chromosome 9, bMelGeo1.pri, whole genome shotgun sequence genome has a segment encoding these proteins:
- the BTF3L4 gene encoding transcription factor BTF3 homolog 4 gives MNQEKLAKLQAQVRIGGKGTARRKKKVVHRTATADDKKLQSSLKKLAVNNIAGIEEVNMIKDDGTVIHFNNPKVQASLSANTFAITGHAEAKPITEMLPGILSQLGADSLTSLRKLAEQFPRQVLDSKAPKSEDIDEEDDDVPDLVENFDEASKNEAN, from the exons ATGAACCAAGAAAAACTGGCCAAGCTTCAAGCACAGGTCCGAATAGGAGGAAAG GGAACAGCTCGCAGAAAGAAGAAGGTGGTGCACAGAACAGCTACAGCTGATGACAAAAAACTTCAGAGTTCCCTCAAAAAACTGGCTGTAAATAACATTGCTGGCATTGAAGAG GTGAACATGATAAAAGATGATGGAACAGTTATTCACTTCAACAACCCCAAGGTTCAAGCTTCCCTCTCTGCCAACACTTTTGCAATTACTGGTCATGCAGAGGCTAAACCGATCACAGAAATGCTTCCAGGCATCTTGAGCCAGCTTGGTGCTGACAGCTTAACAAGTCTCAGGAAGTTAGCTGAACAATTCCCAAGACAAG TGTTGGATAGTAAAGCACCAAAATCTGAAGATATTGATGAAGAAGATGATGATGTCCCAG ATCTCGTAGAAAATTTTGATGAAGCATCAAAGAATGAAGCTAACTAA